The Ornithinibacillus sp. 4-3 region AGGATTGAAAATTTAAAAACGTGATGAAGGCATGATGTACACCCCAGAAGTTAGACCAAAAATCTGACTTCAGGGGTGTTTTTGTATGGCAAAATATGATTTAACATTTAAATTAGCTGTTATTAGAACTTATTTAAATGGTGATGGGTATCTTATAATCGGCTCTTGTATCATCATTAAGACTGCCTGTATTAAAGAGCAGGACATTATATTTACTATGTGGAATATTTAATAAAGATAAAAATTTAAAGGAGGGGTTTTTATGAGAAATCCTATTTTAAAACAAATCGGAACAGTATTTATCCCTGTAAGCAATATAGAGAAAGCAAGAGATTGGTACTGCGATATTTTGGGTTTGAATACAGATAGAGAAATTCAATTTGGTCATCTTTATGTTATACCCATGGAAGGTACAGGGATAGTTTTAGATAGCAGAATTTATTCAGAGGAGAGAGTATTTAGAACTCCAGCATTCCATTTTAATACAGAAAACATTGATGAAGCATTTCGGTTTATGAGTAATAAGGGCGTTAATTTGATTACTGACATTGAAAATAACCATTATTTTAATTTTAAAGATCCTGACGGTAATATATTAATGATTTGCAGATGCTAATTTTTAGTTAGCAGATAAAAATTTCACAGAAAAGATTAAAAATGTTTCTAATCTTGTTAATACATAAAAGTTAGAGTCTAGCTTTCGGAACCTAACTATTTTTAATTAATATCGAAATAATTGTTGACTCTTACCTTAGGTAGGAGTCTATTGTTTATTTATAGGGAGGTGACTTCAGTATGCTAACAGTGAAGCAAGTGGCTG contains the following coding sequences:
- a CDS encoding VOC family protein, with the protein product MRNPILKQIGTVFIPVSNIEKARDWYCDILGLNTDREIQFGHLYVIPMEGTGIVLDSRIYSEERVFRTPAFHFNTENIDEAFRFMSNKGVNLITDIENNHYFNFKDPDGNILMICRC